A region of the Salinisphaera sp. T31B1 genome:
GAACCGATAACCGCGCAGCGAGCGGCCCCGCTCGTCATAGTTGCTGAATGTCAGGTCGCCGCTGTTCGGATCGACCTCGAACCCTTGGCCCGGCGGACGGGCGTCTTCGTGGGCGAATTGCGAGTGCCGACTTCGCCTCGTCGGCCCGTTGGCAAGGCAGCCAGAGCCGTACGATACCAATGCCTCGGGTGGTTACGGCCGCTGCGACATGTGCAGCGGGCGGGTCCGGGATGCGCCGGGCTCGAATCCGACCGCGCGGTGTCCGGCATCGAGGTGAGGACGCCGGCAGCGTTGGGGTGGCAACCGCGCGCCGGGCGGCGGGATCGGTTCATCCCGCGCGATTGGCGATCCGTTTGCGCAGCAGATCGATATGCAGACGTGCGTCGTAGGCATAGCCGCGATACGTCAGGGGCAGATGCAGGCTCGCGATTTCCCGGTCCAACTCGGCGAGCTCGGTTTCCAGCGCGTGCAGCTGCTGCGGATCGTCGGTCTCGGCGGCCGCTTCATCGATTTCGCGGATACGGGCGTAGTGGCGGAAGACGCGGTTGCGTACGCTCCATTTGTACAGCCCGGGCAGGGTGCGCAGAAACGGCAGCAGTAGAAAAACGATCGGCAGCAGCAGGATCGCGAAGCGGCTGATCTGTGCGGTCACCCAGTACGGCAGAAAACGGGCCAGCGGGCTGGGGCCGTCGGCGATCAGATCGCGTGCATAGCTGTTCTGCGGCAGCGAGGTATTGTCCATCGTGGGAAACCGGCCCTCGGGGGTGATCATATCCCCGGACTTGTGGACCTGGCGTGCAGCCTCGACCAGACGGTCGACGATCGCCGGATGCAGGTCCGGCTGGGCCACGATCCGGGCGACCAGGCCCAGCAGCTGGCGTTTGCGCGGGGGCAGGGGCGGGTTGAGGCCGAATGCACCCGAGGGCACATCGACAAGGATCGATTGCGGCATCCGCCGCGACAACGCCACGATATGATCGAGTGGCAACAGGCTGGCTTTCGGATCGGCCAGCACCGGCTTCAGATACGGCGCCGACAGCGGGGCGACGAACAACGCGACGTCGGCCTTGCCAGCCGTCAACGCCTGTGCGGCCTTGGCGCCGCCCAGCGGCAACAGGGTGTTGGCATTGTCGGAAAGGCCGGCGGCGTTCAGGAACGCGCGCGTGGCCGCTCGCGTGCCCGAGCCTTCGCCGCCCGCGGCGATTCGTAGACCCGACCACCGGGCCGGGTTGCGCGGTACCTCCACGCCGTCCGTCGGCCGCGCGAAGATCAGAAACGGCTCCGTGAATACCGCGCCCAGCGTCTCGATGTCGTCGCCGGCATCGATGCCGCCCTGCAACAGCGCCACATCGGCCTTGCCGTCCGCCATCAGCTGTGCATTCTCGACCGAGCCTGCCGTGGCGATCAGCTTCAGGTCGATGTTGTCCTTCGCGAGTATGTCGCGATATTTGGTGGCGATCTTCCAGTAGCCGCCGTTTTCGATGCCGGCTGCGAAACGCACCGTCGACGGCGGCAGGATGCCTCGGCTCAACCACCATACTGCGGCGACCGCTATGACGACCGCGAGAATCACGGCAGATACTCGATACATCAGGATTCCCCGCTCCAGAGTCGTGGCCCAAGCCGGATCAAAGTGGGCTCGGCCAACATTTTGCAAGCGCGTCGCCCACCGATGCGCACGGCACGTTTGCAGGCCGCAGGCCAGCCCAGCTCAGCGGTCGCCCGGCCGGCGCACCGGCCTGCACCGATCGACGAATGTCGGCCCGCGCAGTCATGCGCTGTTGCAGCGCGAGTCGATGAGTCGGTCCCCGGCCGTCGCGGCCGGGAGTCGCCGAGCGGCGCACGACTTGGCGGTCCCGGCAGGACACGGCGGGGCTGATGACAAGTGAGAACCTCATGCCGCGCCATCACCGGTCGGCGCCGGCCGACGCCGGCAATGCATCGCCGGCGGGTTGTTCCAGCGCAGGTGTCCCGCCCAGCGACGGGGCGACAAAGCGTGCGCACAGGCTGGCCACCAGCGCGGCCAACGGCATGATCCAGAGACTGTCCAACTGGCCCGGGTCCTTCAGTGCGAGGGCGAGCACCGTGCACTGTCCGAGCCATCCGAGCACGCCGCATAGACCGCCCAGCCGCCATCGACTGCGGTGCTGTGTGCGTTGTTTGACCAGGCCATAGAACAGTCCGGCGAGCAGTGCGGAAAGCCCGACGAACGCATAGCTGAAGATCGAGAAGAACAACCAGCCGCCGACAATATCGTCCGGCGGCGAGGCGCTGAACACCATCGCCGGTACGATAACCAGCGCAACACCCAGGGGCGGCCCGGCTGCGCCGAAACGCCAGGTACAGGCAGCGATCCAGCGCCAGGTGTCAGATGCTGTCGGACGGCTCATGCGTGTCGATCCTTCATGCCGGACGCACTCCAGCGCCTCGTTCGCGGCTGTCCGGCGTAGCGACTCACGCCGAGTTCTCGATCGTTATCGTCCCATATTCTGCCGGGCGGCGAGCGCCCGGGCCCGTGGCCGTGATCGATTGCGGCTGAGGCCGTGCCTTGAGCCGGGGCCGGGCGGTTGTAAGGCTTATGATCAACGCAGCACCTGAAGACGGCGCAGGCGTTCGACCGCGAAATCGATGAAGGCTCGGACCTTCGCTGCCGCACGCCGGCCTTCGACGTGGACGAAATGGATCGGCAGCGGATCGGGCTCGTAGGCTTCCAGGACCCGCTCGAGCCGGCCTGCGGCGAGATCGTCGGCGACCTGATAGGACAGCACGCGGGACAGCCCCCAGCCGCGTTTGGCGATATCGATCGTGGCGGCCACGGTGCTGACCGTCAGGCGCGTGTCTGGGCGAGCCGCGCGCGGGTCGTCGGCGTCAAAGCGCCACTCGCTCGACGCGCTGTCGGCGGCGCGCGACACGAGCGAGTGGCGGGCGAGATCGCCCGGCGTGCGCGGTCGGCCGTGGCGTGCGAAGTAGTCCGGCGAGCCGCAGACGATGCGCCGAACCTGGCCGACGCGTACGGCCGAGAGTTCGGACGAGGGCAGGTGACCGATCCGTACGGCGATATCGAAGCCTTCCTCGACCAGGTTCACGAGACGGTCGACCATCAGCACATCAGCTCGGATTGTCGGGTGGATATCGAGAAACTCGATGAGCAGCGGCGCGACATGAATACGCCCGAATTCCTGCGGACAGGTGATACGCAATTGCCCGACCGGCGTGTTGGCAGCCCCCGAGGCCGTGTCGTCGGCGGCTTGCAGATGCGCGAGGATCTCCCGCACCTCGGCGAGATAGGTGCGGCCCACGTCGGTCAGCCGGACGCGCCGGGTCGAGCGGGTGAAAAGCCGGGCGCCCAGGGCGGTTTCCAGCGTATTCACCGCGCGGGTGGCCGATGGCGCACTGACGCCGGTAGCACGGGCGCCCCGAGCGAAGCTTTCGGCCTCGGCGACGGCAACGAAGACGTTCAATGCCTGCAGACGATCCATGGCGACGCGACGATCTCCATAGCCGATAAATTTCAGAAATGGGAATAGTGACTTTCAATTTAAGCCGATTCTTCCCGGCAGTGGCAATGAATATATTGGATGGCGTGACAGGCCGCAGTCGGGTCGTCTGTAGCGGGCGATCGTGACCTACTGCGGCGCTGTGCTTCGAACAACCCGATTCGCTATCGACAGGAGCTTTGCCATGCCTGACACCCACGCGCTCAACGACCGTCCCGTAACGGTATATCGCCACCCAAAGTCGGGCCATTGCCACCGGGTCGAGCTCATGCTCGCACTGCTGGAGGTGCCCTACGAGACCGTCGATCTGGATATGGCGAACGGCGCCCATCGAGCGCCTGAGTATCTGAAGATCAGCCCGCTCGGGCAGGTGCCGGCGATCGAGGACAACGGCATCACGCTGGCCGACTCGAACGCCATCATCACCTACCTGGTTGAACGCTACGGCGAGCCGACCACGTGGATCGGTACGGACCCGCTCGAGAAAGCG
Encoded here:
- a CDS encoding TAXI family TRAP transporter solute-binding subunit, which translates into the protein MYRVSAVILAVVIAVAAVWWLSRGILPPSTVRFAAGIENGGYWKIATKYRDILAKDNIDLKLIATAGSVENAQLMADGKADVALLQGGIDAGDDIETLGAVFTEPFLIFARPTDGVEVPRNPARWSGLRIAAGGEGSGTRAATRAFLNAAGLSDNANTLLPLGGAKAAQALTAGKADVALFVAPLSAPYLKPVLADPKASLLPLDHIVALSRRMPQSILVDVPSGAFGLNPPLPPRKRQLLGLVARIVAQPDLHPAIVDRLVEAARQVHKSGDMITPEGRFPTMDNTSLPQNSYARDLIADGPSPLARFLPYWVTAQISRFAILLLPIVFLLLPFLRTLPGLYKWSVRNRVFRHYARIREIDEAAAETDDPQQLHALETELAELDREIASLHLPLTYRGYAYDARLHIDLLRKRIANRAG
- a CDS encoding LysR family transcriptional regulator gives rise to the protein MDRLQALNVFVAVAEAESFARGARATGVSAPSATRAVNTLETALGARLFTRSTRRVRLTDVGRTYLAEVREILAHLQAADDTASGAANTPVGQLRITCPQEFGRIHVAPLLIEFLDIHPTIRADVLMVDRLVNLVEEGFDIAVRIGHLPSSELSAVRVGQVRRIVCGSPDYFARHGRPRTPGDLARHSLVSRAADSASSEWRFDADDPRAARPDTRLTVSTVAATIDIAKRGWGLSRVLSYQVADDLAAGRLERVLEAYEPDPLPIHFVHVEGRRAAAKVRAFIDFAVERLRRLQVLR